A single region of the Bradysia coprophila strain Holo2 unplaced genomic scaffold, BU_Bcop_v1 contig_235, whole genome shotgun sequence genome encodes:
- the LOC119077509 gene encoding uncharacterized protein LOC119077509, with product MHLLKVVLLFVCLIYGTSARDFFENLDPYFRRLIEASRGIINRECKNILESQRDNFKTGWPVVGIKPLDPVYIDRFEIPLGTTNLTLLNAELSGISDFTIDNCDLKVLGLYAAISMYFDQLTIDGNHETKTKLGLINYQGSGDAEITFTGVSVTVEILLGVKGENQLNLDEFNFDIHVEKVVTHLTGFGLDAIDKAISAGLNETLRLAVNVGDVFFEALFAAFVYPVNAFLNRITLPQLIADIIAFIQRYNS from the exons ATGCATCTCCTCAAAGTGGTACTTCTGTTCGTTTGCCTAATATACGGAACATCGGCCAGAGACTTTTTCGAGAATC TGGACCCGTACTTTAGGCGGTTAATTGAAGCTAGTCGTGGTATTATAAACCGAGAGTGCAAGAACATTCTTGAAAGTCAGCGCGATAATTTCAAGACAGGATGGCCGGTTGTCGGAATCAAACCGTTAGATCCAGTGTACATTGACCGTTTTGAAATTCCGCTCGGAAC AACCAATTTGACTCTACTAAATGCTGAACTGAGTGGCATTTCCGATTTCACCATCGACAACTGTGACCTAAAGGTTCTCGGCCTGTATGCAGCGATTTCAATGTATTTCGATCAATTAACAATCGacggaaaccatgaaacaaaGACAAAACTTGGACTTATCAACTATCAAGGAAGCGGCGATGCTGAAATAACATTTACCGGTGTAAGTGTCACGGTTGAAATTTTACTTGGCGTTAAAGGTGAGAATCAACTAAATTTGGACGAGTTCAACTTCGACATTCATGTGGAAAAGGTTGTCACGCATCTGACTGGATTCGGGCTCGATGCTATCGATAAAGCGATCAGCGCAGGATTAAACGAAACACTTAGACTAGCTGTAAACGTGGGAGACGTTTTCTTTGAGGCTTTGTTCGCTGCCTTTGTTTATCCTGTTAACGCTTTTTTGAACCGGATTACACTACCTCAACTTATTGCTGATATCATTGCGTTTATTCAACGGTATAATAGTTAA
- the LOC119077486 gene encoding leucine-rich repeat-containing protein 15-like: MMQILLIFSVLFCASAAAQEVFVNCSYTFRNSRYACDLSINNPDALNNFTEVGGTHADSCTNDDVLSIGTEFNDDINSANFPSIVCYTFPNIEVVNISGGELTVIDEWAFGKCSRISSLTLHDKINSISANAFSTLANLTFLDLSDNTLRTLPANVFESLVNLRELYLTNASVNQIGSWFRGAGLWNLRILNLNDNRIGSISFAAFAGLENLQMLQLNQNQLSSIAYGAFVGLPNLQELQISNNQIINIPAGIFGNLQNLLSLLLNGNHISTLTAGAFAGLRSLQRLDLQDNKIEKIAVGSFDGLQNLESLILKVCRITALPVGVFRGLTNLNEVTLSRNDISEISFGSFYGVNNLQVLYLDENRIGTISEGAFTNLVNLQMLDLTSNSLTTLSPGMFTGLYKLKKLYLSNNLIAQISVGAFAVLFDLDVLDLLGNRITELQIGAFAGMYILQQLHLSYNQISAISSGMFAGLSSLQILTLNNNNIYTMEPNSFANLGQLKRLEIDNNPIEILRNDCFLGLANLSELSIADSNIRQVNPNSFSGLENLQRLYMNKNKLTALPVGVFVPLPTVNIIQLADNALTTLRRHQFGVLGNLQSLHLDRNRIESMDKEIIDDATDLQSFYFVANQCATFNLNEIQFSLDGLLGMLEPCFKSRR; the protein is encoded by the coding sequence ATGATGCAAATTCTACTAATATTCAGTGTGCTTTTCTGTGCAAGTGCTGCAGCACAAGAAGTTTTCGTGAACTGTTCGTACACCTTCCGCAACTCAAGATACGCATGCGATCTATCCATCAACAATCCGGATGCATTGAACAACTTTACTGAGGTTGGAGGAACCCATGCTGATAGCTGCACAAATGACGACGTTCTTTCCATCGGAACGGAATTTAATGATGACATAAATAGTGCAAACTTCCCCAGCATCGTCTGTTATACATTCCCCAACATCGAAGTGGTGAATATAAGCGGTGGTGAATTGACCGTGATCGACGAGTGGGCATTCGGTAAATGTTCACGTATCAGTTCGCTAACGTTGCACGATAAgatcaattcaatttcggCGAATGCCTTCTCAACTTTGGCGAATTTAACTTTTCTCGATCTATCGGACAATACACTTCGTACACTGCCAGCAAATGTGTTCGAGAGTCTGGTAAATCTGCGTGAACTGTATCTGACCAATGCCAGCGTCAATCAAATCGGTTCATGGTTTCGTGGCGCTGGTCTATGGAATCTCCGAATTTTGAACTTGAACGACAATCGAATCGGTTCGATTTCATTTGCCGCATTCGCTGGACTAGAAAACCTTCAAATGTTGCAGTTGAATCAAAATCAGCTCTCATCAATTGCATACGGCGCATTCGTGGGACTACCAAATCTACAGGAACTACAAATTAGTAACAATCAAATCATTAACATCCCTGCTGGCATTTTCGGCAACctgcaaaatcttttaagtTTGCTTTTGAATGGCAATCACATTAGTACACTTACTGCTGGAGCATTCGCTGGTTTGCGAAGTCTTCAACGCCTAGATTTGCAGgataacaaaattgaaaaaattgccGTCGGTAGCTTTGACGGTCTGCAAAATCTTGAAAGTTTGATTTTAAAGGTATGTCGAATCACTGCACTTCCGGTTGGTGTTTTTCGGGGTCTGACAAATCTGAATGAGGTAACGTTGTCCAGAAATGACATCAGCGAAATTTCGTTTGGCTCATTTTACGGAGTAAATAATTTACAAGTTTTGTACTTGGACGAAAACCGAATCGGAACAATTTCTGAGGGGGCGTTCACTAATCTTGTAAATCTTCAGATGTTAGACCTTACATCCAATTCGCTTACTACACTTTCTCCGGGAATGTTCACCGGCCTGTACAAGCTCAAAAAACTGTACCTGTCCAACAATTTGATTGCTCAAATTTCAGTCGGTGCGTTTGCCGTCCTCTTCGACCTCGATGTTTTAGATTTGCTGGGAAACCGAATCACTGAACTACAAATTGGTGCGTTCGCCGGGATGTATATTCTACAACAGCTACACTTATCCTATAATCAAATCTCTGCAATATCGTCGGGTATGTTCGCCGGATTGTCGAGTCTTCAAATTTTAACCTTGAACAATAATAACATCTACACAATGGAACCGAATTCATTTGCGAATCTTGGGCAGTTGAAACGTCTCGAAATCGACAATAATCCGATCGAAATACTACGCAACGATTGCTTTCTTGGCTTGGCTAATCTGAGCGAATTGTCAATCGCTGATTCGAATATCCGTCAAGTCAACCCTAACTCGTTTTCCGGATTGGAAAATTTGCAGCGCCTCTacatgaacaaaaataaacttacGGCTCTTCCGGTTGGAGTTTTTGTGCCATTGCCAACTGTTAACATTATTCAGTTAGCTGACAATGCGTTGACCACCTTGAGACGGcatcaatttggtgtattagGAAATTTGCAATCTTTGCACCTGGATCGCAACCGCATCGAATCAATGGACAAGGAAATTATTGACGATGCGACGGATCTGCAgtcattttatttcgttgCGAATCAGTGTGCCACTTTTAATCtgaacgaaattcaatttagtCTAGACGGACTCCTAGGCATGTTGGAGCCATGTTTTAAGAGTAGGCGTTAA
- the LOC119077502 gene encoding uncharacterized protein LOC119077502, translating to MKWKVQTIVASLTLLMLHKITVVRCEAAHLSYAPEYNHPAYAFSYGVKDLHTGDVKSQWESRDDGVVKGHYSVLEPDGSIRSVDYTADAKNGFKAVVKTHGPNVHPITESPHGHKSEYSGDDDTSSQSKINHYSKDQEHILLSSDFAKKKPLIDLNKSQKSIPSLIEIKPYDYSHEKYSGYSPDFEGGYSKKASPEPYLKGEYEEDFEPSVRKPTITIVKAPDLSKQKHGQHVKPIEEYKISEAEVNQYENTYKTGSGYELYPEHKYKPHGTNVRVTDFISSKPHAVGVAKVKPFKPHSTAGLKHYHTKAVPNKFYARSLPIKSDYASYFRPVKSNFGPVVFPSEDTQRAASTRIVQAMILRKKQGTFPSYNFYY from the exons ATGAAATGGAAG GTACAAACGATAGTGGCATCGCTGACTTTATTGATGTTGCACAAGATAACCGTCGTTCGATGTGAAGCTGCTCATTTATCATACGCTCCAGAATAC AACCATCCAGCATATGCATTCAGTTACGGCGTAAAAGATCTCCACACGGGCGACGTAAAATCCCAATGGGAATCGCGAGATGACGGTGTCGTGAAGGGCCACTACAGCGTCTTAGAACCAGATGGATCGATTCGATCGGTCGACTACACTGCCGACGCAAAAAATGGATTCAAGGCCGTTGTAAAAACGCACGGACCGAACGTGCATCCGATAACCGAATCGCCGCACGGTCACAAAAGTGAATACAGTGGAGACGATGACACGTCTTCGCAATCGAAAATCAACCATTACAGCAAGGACCAAGAACACATTTTGCTGAGCTCTGACTTTGCGAAGAAGAAACCGCTGATCGATTTGAACAAGTCACAAAAGTCGATTCCGTCGTTGATCGAAATTAAACCCTACGATTATTCGCACGAAAAGTATTCCGGTTATTCACCGGATTTCGAAGGTGGTTACAGTAAAAAAGCGTCACCAGAACCCTATCTGAAAGGCGAATACGAGGAGGATTTCGAACCGAGCGTGCGAAAGCCTACGATCACAATCGTCAAGGCACCGGACCTCTCCAAACAGAAACATGGCCAACATGTCAAACCAATCGAAGAATATAAAATATCCGAAGCTGAAGTGAACCAGTACGAAAACACATATAAAACAGGATCCGGCTACGAATTGTATCCCGAACACAAATACAAGCCGCACGGCACGAATGTACGCGTCACCGATTTCATCAGTTCGAAACCGCATGCGGTCGGTGTTGCCAAAGTTAAACCGTTCAAGCCACATTCGACAGCAGGACTGAAGCACTATCACACGAAAGCCGTGCCGAATAAGTTTTACGCACGCAGTTTACCGATTAAGAGCGATTATGCAAGCTACTTCCGGCCGGTAAAATCAAACTTTGGACCGGTGGTTTTTCCATCAGAAGACACACAACGGGCAGCGTCGACTCGAATCGTACAGGCTATGATTTTGAGGAAGAAACAGGGGACGTTTCCTAGCTACAATTTCTACTATTAG